From the genome of Spinacia oleracea cultivar Varoflay chromosome 2, BTI_SOV_V1, whole genome shotgun sequence, one region includes:
- the LOC130467833 gene encoding protein FAR1-RELATED SEQUENCE 5-like, whose translation MASEFHHSSSSSLTESNSVVDNEQYASCSNSNVAVTPEVIPILSPGGTREWIPCCSDELKPVVGMKFMSVEEGISFYKAYSKAAGFVMRKSTATKRKALDVIAFQYCLCNKAGFKEKAIVKVGDMPNVKKGEGNEDKVPIPRRRLVTRVGCKARMVMKYKNEGFYVVTEFREPHVHPLYTQGCLKFQKAGRKMNILHKKMIIDNSKVNIGPVKTFRLMKELVGSYDNVGASKQDFKKIHRDLKAYIEGSDAQMFVNNFQNKKLLWSAFFFDYEVDEDEQRCKAFWADPICRKNYALFGDMVSFDTTFQTNRYNMIFGPFTGVDHHKKCVTFGAALIAHEDIVSFEWVFRTFLKAMGGNEPACLITDEDPAMKIAIPKVFQTAEHRFCMWHIMKKIPEKVDRQITQDTEFLNKICKCVWSEEIEPTEFEEKWGKVLAEFKLQDHEWLKQLYEKRQMWIPAYFRDSFLCGIMRTTSRSESENNFYTKFTNPHLTLVEFYMRFESALDAQRHTQGQFDNDSKHKHPECNTSFALEKHASKIYTVSVFYDFQEELEIGCFHCGLEEYKKENGFEIFTIREGCRIRKFDVSFNPANLDSKCMCKMFERLGIPCRHMVWVWKAKMIEYIPDAYVLNRWTSLATKTPIFDLEGNILEACVNFVDCKRILNELWSEIHTCVSLAQGNEEDLIDLVKNLKGLRLNLEAKKSSNNHENNGSPSKATDIELLIGATLPTEIVVKPPKISKNKGTGVHVPGTGSDKRLKGDKEKAIEQSQKKKRLCRGCGELGYHDIRNCPHKVKENCKL comes from the exons ATGGCATCAGAATTTCATCATAGTTCGTCCTCATCATTGACGGAATCAA ATTCTGTTGTGGATAATGAACAATATGCAAGTTGTTCTAATTCAAATGTGGCTGTTACTCCTGAAGTAATTCCTATATTAAGTCCAGGGGGAACGAGAGAATGGATTCCATGTTGTTCTGATGAGTTAAAACCTGTTGTAGGGATGAAATTTATGAGTGTCGAAGAGGGTATTTCATTTTATAAAGCATATTCAAAAGCTGCTGGTTTTGTGATGAGGAAATCTACTGCTACAAAAAGGAAGGCACTAGACGTTATTGCTTTTCAGTATTGTTTATGCAACAAGGCTGGTTTCaaagaaaaagcaatagttaAGGTTGGAGACATGCCAAATGTTAAAAAAGGGGAAGGTAATGAAGATAAAGTACCTATACCTCGAAGAAGGCTAGTTACTCGTGTTGGTTGCAAGGCTCGGATGGTTATGAAGTATAAAAATGAAGGTTTTTATGTGGTGACTGAATTCCGAGAGCCACATGTTCATCCTCTTTACACCCAGGGTTGTCTAAAATTTCAGAAAGCGGGTAGGAAAATGAATATTCTTCATAAGAAGATGATTATTGATAATTCGAAGGTGAACATTGGTCCGGTTAAGACTTTTAGATTGATGAAGGAGTTAGTTGGATCGTATGATAACGTTGGTGCATCCAAGCAagatttcaaaaaaattcataGAGATTTGAAGGCTTACATTGAAGGATCGGATGCCCAAATGTTTGTGAATAACTTTCAGAACAAGAAGTTGTTATGGAGTGCATTTTTCTTTGACTATGAGGTGGATGAAGACGAGCAACGTTGTAAAGCTTTTTGGGCAGATCCTATATGTAGAAAGAATTATGCACTCTTTGGTGATATGGTTTCTTTTGACACCACATTTCAAACAAATAG GTATAATATGATATTTGGCCCATTTACTGGAGTTGATCACCACAAGAAGTGTGTTACTTTTGGTGCTGCTTTAATAGCCCATGAGGACATCGTGTCTTTTGAGTGGGTTTTTAGAACTTTCCTCAAGGCAATGGGAGGTAATGAGCCAGCTTGTTTGATTACGGATGAAGATCCGGCAATGAAAATAGCTATTCCTAAAGTGTTTCAGACCGCTGAGCATAGGTTTTGTATGTGGCATATAATGAAAAAAATTCCTGAGAAAGTCGACCGTCAGATTACGCAAGATACTGAGTTTCTTAATAAAATTTGCAAATGTGTTTGGAGTGAAGAGATTGAGCCAACAGAATTTGAAGAGAAATGGGGAAAGGTTCTTGCTGAGTTCAAGCTTCAAGACCATGAGTGGTTGAAGCAGTTGTATGAGAAGCGTCAAATGTGGATCCCAGCATACTTTAGAGATTCGTTTCTATGTGGTATCATGAGGACTACATCAAGGTCAGAGAGTGAGAACAATTTTTATACAAAGTTTACCAATCCCCATCTCACTCTAGTAGAGTTTTACATGAGATTTGAGAGTGCATTGGATGCTCAAAGACATACTCAAGGTCAATTTGACAATGATTCTAAACACAAGCATCCAGAATGTAATACTTCCTTTGCATTAGAGAAACATGCTTCTAAAATCTACACTGTTTCAGTCTTTTATGATTTTCAAGAGGAGCTCGAGATTGGTTGCTTTCACTGTGGACTTGAGGAGTACAAgaaagaaaatgggtttgaaaTCTTTACCATTAGAGAAGGATGTAGAATAAGAAAGTTCGATGTTAGTTTTAACCCGGCTAACCTAGATAGTAAGTGTATGTGCAAGATGTTTGAGAGGTTAGGGATTCCTTGTAGGCACATGGTTTGGGTGTGGAAGGCAAAGATGATTGAGTATATTCCTGATGCTTATGTGCTAAATAGGTGGACTAGTTTGGCAACTAAAACGCCAATTTTTGATTTAGAAGGAAATATCTTGGAGGCATGTGTTAACTTTGTTGATTGTAAAAGAATATTAAATGAGTTATGGTCAGAAATTCACACATGTGTGAGTTTGGCTCAGGGTAATGAAGAAGATCTTATTGATCTTGTGAAGAATTTAAAAGGTTTAAGGTTAAACTTGGAAGCTAAGAAGAGTTCTAACAATCATGAAAACAATGGTTCTCCTAGCAAAGCAACAGACATCGAGCTACTGATTGGAGCTACCCTTCCTACTGAAATTGTGGTTAAGCCGCCTAAAATTTCAAAGAACAAAGGCACGGGGGTTCATGTTCCAGGTACAGGTAGTGACAAACGATTGAAAGGTGACAAGGAAAAGGCAATTGAGCAAAGCCAAAAGAAGAAAAGGTTATGTAGAGGTTGTGGAGAGCTTGGTTACCATGATATCCGGAATTGCCCACATAAAGTGAAAGAAAATTGTaagttataa